Part of the candidate division Zixibacteria bacterium HGW-Zixibacteria-1 genome, GATGCCATCTATGAAGCGGCCGATGCCGGTATTTCGCTGATTGTTTGTATTACCGAAGGTGTTCCGGCCAATGATATGCTCAAGGCATATGAATACATCAAGAATAAAGGGATTCGCCTGGTCGGTCCCAACTGCCCCGGACTGATTTCTCCGGGTCAGTCGAAGGTCGGGATCATGCCGGGAAATATCTGCAAGAAGGGCCCGGTCGGCGTTGTTTCCCGCTCGGGCACCCTGACCTATGAAGCGATCTGGGCGCTGACCTGCGCCGATCTGGGGCAGTCGACCTGTATCGGCATCGGGGGCGATCAGATTATCGGGACTAATTTTATCGATGTCCTGCGTATGTTTGAGGAAGATAAGGCGACCAAAGCGGTGGTAATGATCGGTGAAATCGGCGGCTCGGATGAGGAAGAAGCGGCCAAATTCATCAAGAAGCACATGACCAAGCCGGTGGTCGGCTTTATCGCGGGGCGGACGGCTCCTCCGGGAAAACGGATGGGGCACGCCGGCGCCATTATATCGGGCGGATCGGGAACGGCCAAGGAGAAGGTGGAAGCGCTTAATGCCGCGGATATCCCGGTGGCGGCTTCCCCGACCGAACTGCCGACGCTGATAAAAGAGAAAATGGCCGCGGGCAAAGCCAAAACGAAGGCGAAGCCCAAAGCCCCGTCCAAAGACAAGGCCATGGCAAAAAAGACGAAAAAAACCACTTCCAAACCCGCCGCGAAAAAAGCACCGGCTAAAAAGGGCGGATCGAAGCGAAAAAAATAAACTATTAATAGGTTCAAATTGATTGCCTCCGAAGGAGAAATGAGATGACTGACCAGAATCCGAAACCTGATGTTTCGGAAGAAAAGCCTGAAAAGGCTGAGGTGAAAAACGAACCCAAGGCGAAGTATCAATATGACGGGAAAACACCTCCCCTGAATATTTTTCTTCACTGGTGCAAGGCGTGCAACATCTGTATAGCGTTTTGTCCGCATAAAGTGCTGGAACCGGATCGGGACGGCAAACCAATTTTGGTTCATCCCGAGAAGTGCACCCAGTGCGCTATGTGCTGGCTCCACTGTCCTGATTTTGCGATAACTTCCAATTATAAATGATGGAGCAGATGATGACCAATAAAAATACGAAAGCCCGACTTTTGCAGGGAAATGAAGCCTGCGTCCAGGGTGCCTTGTACGCAGGAGTCGATTTTTTCGCCGGGTATCCGATAACGCCCTCGACCGAATTGGCTGAGGGTATGGCCCGCGAGCTGCCCAAAATCGGCGGCAAATTCATTCAGATGGAAGACGAGATTGCTTCCATCGCGGCGGTTGTCGGCGCCTCCAATGCCGGATGCAAATCGATGACGGCGACATCCGGTCCGGGATTCTCTCTGATGCAGGAAAATATCGGTTATGCCTATATCACCGAAACGCCCTGCGTAATTGTCAACGTTCAGCGCGGCGGGCCTTCGACCGGTCTTCCGACCAAGATCGGCCAGGCCGATACCATGCAGGCCAAATGGGGAACGCACGGCGACTATACCGCCATTGTCCTGGCACCCTCGACCGTAAAGGAATGTTTCGAGGAGACCGTTCGGGCGGTCAATCTTTCGGAACGGTTTCGAACCCCCGTTGTTGTTCTGACGGATGAGGTTCTGGGGCACATGCGGGAAATGATGATTGTACCAGACAAAGGCGAACTGCATGTGAACAAGCGCCAGAAACCGGACGTGCCGTCGGACTGGTACAAGCATTTCGAAATGACTCCCAGTTTCACCAGTCACATGGCATCCTTCGGTGAGGGATACCGCTATAACGTAACCGGGCTGACTCATGATCAGGAAGGCTTTCCCACGGCCAATCCGGTCGAGATCAAGGCGAAACTCGACAAGCTGCATCTCAAGATCGACCGCTACACGGATGAGATCTACAAGATGCGCGCCGACATGATGGAAGATGCGCATATCGCGATTATCTCTTATGGTACGGTCTCGCGCTCCGCGCGCCAGGCGATCAAAATGGCCCGCGAACGGAGAATCAAGATCGGCGCCATACAACTGCTGACGATATGGCCTTTTCCGGATGCCAAGCTGAACCAGATGCTCAGCGGTGTCCGCAAGATCATTGTTGCCGAACTTAATATGGGACAACTTGTCCACGAAATCGAAAGAATCGCGCCGCGGCATGCGGAAGTTTTCGGATTGCAGCGTTATGATGGTGAAGTAATGGCCCCGCAGCAGATACTCGACAAGATTAGAGAGGTGAAGTGATGGAAAAAATATCCCATGAATCCGATATTACTCATCATTATTTGAGACCGAAAAAGAAATTCCCGAATGTCTGGTGCGCCGGATGCGGCAACGGCATCGTCATGGGTGCATTAATTCGCGCCATCGACCGGATGAAGCTCGACAAGGACAATGTCGTGGTCGTTTCCGGGATCGGCTGTTCCAGCCGTATGCCGGTTTACCTCGATTTCAACACGCTTCATACCACGCATGGTCGCGCCCTGGCTTTCGCCACCGGCGTCAAGGTGGCCAAGCCGCATCTCAAGGTGATTGTCATCACCGGCGATGGCGATGCGCTGGCTATCGGAGGCAATCATTTCATACATGCCTGCCGCAGGAATATCGACATCACGACGATTCTGATTAATAATAAAATATACGGCATGACCGGCGGGCAGTTCGCCCCGACCACGCCCGGCGGTTCCTTTGCCACCACGGCGCCGTACGGCAACTACGAAAAGCAGTTCGATGCGGTGAAGCTGGCGGTCGGCTCGGGTGCCTCCTATGTTTCGCGCGGAACGGTTTATCATGTTCAGCAGCTCGAAAAACTGATCGAGGGCGGCCTCAGGAAAAAAGGGTTTGCGCTGGTCGATGTTTACTCGAATTGCCATACGTATTACGGTCGTTTCAACAAGGAAGGCGATGCCGTCAGAATGCTGGATTGGTTCAAGAAGCATGCCATGCCGATCGAAGCGGCCAGGAAACTCCCGCCGGAGAAAATGCAGGATAAATTCGTGACCGGCCTGATACATGAAACCGATACCACCGAATTCTGTGAGGAATACGATATGTTGCTCAAACGCCTCGGCAGCACGAAGGAGGTTGAAGAATGAGTACGCCGCATATCAAGAAAAACGACAAGAAGAACCCGGAGGATCGCTATGAAATCCGGTTGTCCGGGTCCGGCGGTCAGGGTCTGATTCTGGCCGGCGTTATTCTGGCGACCGCCATCGGGGTGGGTGACGGCAAAAACGCGGTGCAGACGCAATCATACGGGCCGGAGGCCCGCGGGGGCGCCAGCCGCGCCGATGTCGTTATCTCCGAAGGTGAAATATACTACCCCAAGACGATGAAGCTTGATCTGCTCCTGGCGCTGACGCAGGAAGCCTGCGACAAGTACTATCCCGATATGAAGGAAGGCGGCATGCTTATCGTCGATTCGAACCTGGTAACGCAGGCTCCGACCAAGCGTTATTTCGGTTTTCCTTTTGTCCGGCTGGCGAAGGAAGAGATCGGGCAGGTTATGGTGGCCAATGTTATCGCGCTGGGCGCCATTGCCGAACTGACCGGGATCGTGTCGAAGACGGCGATCAAGGAAGCGGTTCTGGCCCGCGCCCCGCGGGGAACCGAGGAAAAGAACAAGAAAGCTCTGGAACTCGGTTTCAGCATCGCCAAAAAGGTCAAGGACTCCACGTTGTAACAGGAGTGGTTTATTGGAACGGACATTATTGATTATCAAGCCTGATGCCGTTGAGAGAAACCTGGTTGGTCATATAATCGGGCGTCTGGAAAAGGCCGGATTTAAGATTCTCGCCATGCGGATGGAGCATCTCTCCGTCGACAAAGCGCGCGAATTTTACGCCGTGCACAAAGAACGCCCCTTTTATAATGATCTGGTCAAATATATGACTTCGGGGCCGGTGGTCCCGATGCTTCTCGAGAAGGGAAATGCCATTGCCGATCTGCGGACTATGATAGGCGCCACCGATCCGGCCAAGGCCGCCTGCGGGACGCTGCGGCAGGAAATTGCCATCGATGTCCAGTGCAATTCGGTTCATGCCTCCGATGCGCCCGAAACGGCGGCGGTGGAGACGGCGTTTTTCTTTGGATAGACGGATGGTAATTACGATTAATTACGGCGATAAAAAACTGAACCTGAATCTGCCGGATCATGTACATCTTGACGAATTCCGGCATGATCCGGCCGGGGATACTGTGGATATTGATGCCTTTATGCAGGCTCTGTCATCCGTCAGGCCCGTGCCGTTCGATATTAAAGAGGCTGATCTTTATGTCGTTAATGACGCCTATCGACAGACACCTTCGGCAAAAGTACTGACCTGGCTCGACAGAGCCGGCCGGTTGAACAGGAAGGCGCGTTTCCTGATCGCCACCGGTTCTCATCAGGCGCCGAGTCCGGCGCAGCTCGAGAAGATTTTCGGATCGATAATGGCTGAAATCGAGAATAATATCATCGTGCATGACGCCGAAGATTATGATTCGATGGTCGAAGCCGGCCGGGATAGCGACGGTCATCCGGTCTATCTGAATCGAGTTCTGCTCGAAGCGGAGAGGGTGGTGGTGATCGGGTCGGTGGAGCCGCATTATTTCGCCGGATTCACCGGCGGAAGAAAATCGATTTTCCCCGGCCTGTGCGATCTGGAGACGATCGTACGTAACCATAATCGGGCGGTCAGTTTCGAGGCCATGCCCATGAAGCTGAACGGCAATCCGATCGAGGAAGATCTTCGGAAATTGATGAAGCTGTTTTCCTGCGAGAAGATCCTTTCGATACAGATGGTTCTGGCATCGGAAACGGAAATACAGGCGGTCTTTGTCGGCGGTTTGCAGGATACTTTCGAGCGTGCCTGCATTGCGGCGCGGCAATTATACGGCAAGAACGTATCAGGAAAGTATGACCTGCTGCTGGCTGAAGCGCTGCCGCCGTTGGATGCCAACCTGTATCAGCTTCAGAAATCTCTGGAAAATAGTCAGTCTGCGGTTGTGGATGATGGTGCGGTTGTCCTGTTTTCTCCGTGTCATGAAGGTATCGGTTCGAAAGATTTCTATCGCCTGGCGGACAACTGGGTTCCATCGGAAGACGCCATGCCGGAAGGAAGAGCTTCGTTCGGGGTACACAAGTTGTCTCGGGTATTCAGGATCGGCCGGAGGATAAACGTCTATTTGTATTCGGATCTTCCCGGTGGTGTGGCGGATAAGGTCTATTTCAAATCGATATCCGACCCGCAGGGTCTGATAGATAAACTGGTTGAAAAAAATAAAATATTAAGAGCTGCCCTGGTGCGTGATTCCGGGCAGACAGTATTGGCAAATTAACGGACTGTTGTGTAATTATAAACTCGAGGAGGAGTAATGAACAAGAAAATAGCAGTCATCGGAGCCGGAAACGTCGGCGCCAGTTGTGCGCAGTATCTGGCCGAGGCCAATCTTGGCGACGTCGTCATGATCGACATTATCGAGGGTTTGCCGCAGGGTAAAGCGCTCGATCTGACCCAGGCCGGACCGGTCAGGGGTTACAACTGTATGGTCACCGGCAGCAACGACTACAAGGATATCAAGGGCGCCGACCTGGTCATCATGACCGCCGGTCTGGCCCGTAAGCCGGGTATGTCGCGCGAGGACCTTCTGAACATGAACGCCAATATTGTCGGAACGGCGGCCAAGAATATCAAGAAGTATGCCTCCAAAGCCTTCGTTATCGTGGTCTCGAATCCGCTCGATATCATGACCTATCATATGATGAAGGTAACCGGATTCCCGACCAACCGTGTCTGCGGGCAGGCCGGTATTCTGGATTCGACCCGTTTCCGCGCCTTCATAGCGATGGAACTGGGCGTGGCAATGGCGGAAGTGCAGGCGATGGTGCTCGGCGGCCACGGCGACACGATGGTTCCGCTTCCGCGCTACACCACCGTCGGCGGCATTCCGATCGGCGAGCTTATCGAAGCCAAGCGGATCGGTGAAATCGCCGAAAGAACCCGCATGGGCGGCGGCGAAATCGTCAAATTGCTCAAAACCGGTTCGGCTTATTATGCCCCGGCGGCGGCT contains:
- a CDS encoding 2-oxoacid:ferredoxin oxidoreductase subunit beta, giving the protein MEKISHESDITHHYLRPKKKFPNVWCAGCGNGIVMGALIRAIDRMKLDKDNVVVVSGIGCSSRMPVYLDFNTLHTTHGRALAFATGVKVAKPHLKVIVITGDGDALAIGGNHFIHACRRNIDITTILINNKIYGMTGGQFAPTTPGGSFATTAPYGNYEKQFDAVKLAVGSGASYVSRGTVYHVQQLEKLIEGGLRKKGFALVDVYSNCHTYYGRFNKEGDAVRMLDWFKKHAMPIEAARKLPPEKMQDKFVTGLIHETDTTEFCEEYDMLLKRLGSTKEVEE
- the mdh gene encoding malate dehydrogenase, encoding MNKKIAVIGAGNVGASCAQYLAEANLGDVVMIDIIEGLPQGKALDLTQAGPVRGYNCMVTGSNDYKDIKGADLVIMTAGLARKPGMSREDLLNMNANIVGTAAKNIKKYASKAFVIVVSNPLDIMTYHMMKVTGFPTNRVCGQAGILDSTRFRAFIAMELGVAMAEVQAMVLGGHGDTMVPLPRYTTVGGIPIGELIEAKRIGEIAERTRMGGGEIVKLLKTGSAYYAPAAASVDMARAILCDEKRVFPCSAHLTGQYGINDIYIGVPIVLGGNGVEKIIELKLTKKELAELQNSAGTYKGVLKEIGY
- a CDS encoding 2-oxoglutarate synthase subunit alpha, yielding MMTNKNTKARLLQGNEACVQGALYAGVDFFAGYPITPSTELAEGMARELPKIGGKFIQMEDEIASIAAVVGASNAGCKSMTATSGPGFSLMQENIGYAYITETPCVIVNVQRGGPSTGLPTKIGQADTMQAKWGTHGDYTAIVLAPSTVKECFEETVRAVNLSERFRTPVVVLTDEVLGHMREMMIVPDKGELHVNKRQKPDVPSDWYKHFEMTPSFTSHMASFGEGYRYNVTGLTHDQEGFPTANPVEIKAKLDKLHLKIDRYTDEIYKMRADMMEDAHIAIISYGTVSRSARQAIKMARERRIKIGAIQLLTIWPFPDAKLNQMLSGVRKIIVAELNMGQLVHEIERIAPRHAEVFGLQRYDGEVMAPQQILDKIREVK
- a CDS encoding nucleoside-diphosphate kinase → MERTLLIIKPDAVERNLVGHIIGRLEKAGFKILAMRMEHLSVDKAREFYAVHKERPFYNDLVKYMTSGPVVPMLLEKGNAIADLRTMIGATDPAKAACGTLRQEIAIDVQCNSVHASDAPETAAVETAFFFG
- a CDS encoding 2-oxoglutarate ferredoxin oxidoreductase subunit gamma (catalyzes the ferredoxin-dependent oxidative decarboxylation 2-oxoglutarate forming succinyl-CoA), which encodes MSTPHIKKNDKKNPEDRYEIRLSGSGGQGLILAGVILATAIGVGDGKNAVQTQSYGPEARGGASRADVVISEGEIYYPKTMKLDLLLALTQEACDKYYPDMKEGGMLIVDSNLVTQAPTKRYFGFPFVRLAKEEIGQVMVANVIALGAIAELTGIVSKTAIKEAVLARAPRGTEEKNKKALELGFSIAKKVKDSTL
- a CDS encoding succinate--CoA ligase subunit alpha, which translates into the protein MSILINNKTKVIVQGITGRDGSFHAEQMKNYGTNVVGGVTPGKGGTKVNGIPVFDTMADAVAATKANTSVIYVPPVFAVDAIYEAADAGISLIVCITEGVPANDMLKAYEYIKNKGIRLVGPNCPGLISPGQSKVGIMPGNICKKGPVGVVSRSGTLTYEAIWALTCADLGQSTCIGIGGDQIIGTNFIDVLRMFEEDKATKAVVMIGEIGGSDEEEAAKFIKKHMTKPVVGFIAGRTAPPGKRMGHAGAIISGGSGTAKEKVEALNAADIPVAASPTELPTLIKEKMAAGKAKTKAKPKAPSKDKAMAKKTKKTTSKPAAKKAPAKKGGSKRKK